One genomic region from Anguilla rostrata isolate EN2019 chromosome 2, ASM1855537v3, whole genome shotgun sequence encodes:
- the mrtfab gene encoding myocardin related transcription factor Ab isoform X2, which produces MATTSAPGSAPSPQSEAVAYELQELSLQSSPCLLPLQERKNVLQLRLQQRRTREELASQGIMPPLKSPAAFHEQRRSLERARTEDYLKRKIKSRPERSELVRMHILEETSAEPSLQAKQLKLKRARLADNLNDKISHRPGPIELIQKNILPVLHCSLKHSIAGNTASQGAGESSSLDEDSSDALSPDQPANHCSPLGHASLPSPPDVLAHSSNPSPTQFLSQSPLLSASEPSLPHRLTNGTTARTGSRPSAGVTKSRCSSDRTSQRSKRPKDSKPKVRKLKYHQYIPPDQKAEREPPPQMDDSYAQILHQQQLFLQLQIINQQQQHYNYHTILPAPPKPSGDPQSSTNTSPSQSRNAPTPSTASSNQSGLSRQSQAPVGGAKPGTLPPNLDELKVAELKQELKLRSLHVSGTKNDLIERLRNYQEQNGGAAAAGGMSGSSTPKKSLPQQQHQHTQPAGSSPSHGNAPFFHQSGERGLSLASSPAMVTAGTPNPIMHFGSTSSSPPLSPAYSERSCPGMSLDESSCNGDVFGETVSSPLTQPRLHPSPQRESACLLSQHASAPAAGSLDKDQMLQEKDKQIEELTRMLLQKQRLVETLRSQLEQGKRGGAHAAVKDEPPTDAGGAAVKEEAEPGVEEARQEAQPMQTVLQLQQRPGDQSQRQMQLLQRPGDQSQRQTQVQQRPGDQSQRQLQLQQRLGDQSRQKLQLQLQQRPGDQSQQQLQLQQRSSDQSERQLQLQQMPSDQSERQHQQRSDDQSEKLRQQRPGDQSERQLQQRPGDQSEQQLKQRPGDQSERKLQQLLLQQGQQKQKRPSQSEQVSPVFHSSQSGSPDPSPSFSLDLLKMHPAPTLVTDSNGNHYLIAVTSRDAEGQRNGSSQGKATSRITLQRLHSSPSKIPAQSASQPASMDSQSKQPRQPGLVTQPIRKGQKPGLHVVICSSQEAGLSLSAPANQQAFFLSDESAPSGGHTPSSPKHKLIGEGSSSLDQHTLFKPPSPAPKQTSSSSQRKGNGSCSQHMDDLFDILTQSGELSSGLKADPDPSLSNMHPGSAPLPSPTPSTLLPSPPSPPQSVTSRGPTEKTAGASVPGDGGGTGNGRLEDFLESTTGAPLLGVEPGGPLTLIDDLHNQMLSTSSILDHPPTPMDTCELSFTPQHPGLDFGDGALDSMDWLDITMNGTGGVGPAPPSSHMPPSVFSVDFLDSPDLQLHWESCL; this is translated from the exons TGCAAGG ACGGAAGACTACCTGAAGAGGAAGATCAAAAGTCGGCCTGAGAGGTCGGAGCTTGTGAGGATGCACATATTGGAAG AGACGTCCGCGGAGCCCTCCCTCCAGGCCAAACAGCTGAAGCTGAAACGGGCGCGGCTGGCGGACAACCTCAACGACAAGATCTCCCACCGGCCCGGGCCCATAGAGCTCATCCAGAAGAACATCCTGCCCGTCCTCCActgcagcctcaaacacagCATCGCAGGTAACACAGCATCGCAG GGGGCCGGGGAGAGCTCTTCACTGGACGAGGACAGCAGCGACGCCCTCTCCCCCGACCAGCCGGCCAATCACTGCTCACCACTGGGACACGCCTCCCTACCCTCGCCCCCAGACGTGCTGGCTCACAGCAGCAACCCCTCCCCGACACAG TTTCTCTCACAGagccctctcctctccgcctctgagccctccctccctcacaggCTGACCAATGGCACAACGGCTAGGACAGGGTCCCGCCCCTCCGCCGGGGTTACCAAG TCCAGGTGCAGCTCGGACCGGACGTCCCAGCGCTCCAAGAGGCCCAAGGACAGCAAGCCCAAGGTGAGGAAGCTGAAGTACCACCAGTACATCCCCCCGGACCAGAAGGCCGAGCGCGAGCCGCCCCCGCAGATGGACGACTCCTACGCCCAAAtcctgcaccagcagcagctcttcctgcagctgcagatcatcaaccagcagcagcagcactacaACTACCACACCATCCTGCCTGCCCCGCCCAA ACCCTCGGGAGATCCACAGTCTTCCACAAACACCAGCCCCTCCCAATCACGGAATGCACCCACCCCATCCACAGCCTCGTCCAATCAAAGTGGTCTGAGCCGTCAAAGCCAGGCTCCCGTGGGAGGGGCCAAACCAGGAACTTTGCCTCCTAACCTGGATGAGTTAAAG GTGGCTGAGCTGAAACAGGAGCTCAAGCTGCGCAGTTTGCACGTGTCGGGCACCAAGAACGACCTCATCGAGAGGCTGAGGAACTACCAGGAGCAGAACGGGGGTGCGGCGGCCGCAGGAGGGATGTCCGGGAGCAGCACCCCGAAAAAATCCCTACCCCAACAGCAGCATCAGCACACCCAGCctgctggctcctccccttcccatGGGAACGCCCCCTTCTTCCACCAGTCAGGAGAGAGGGGCTTGAGTTTAGCGAGCTCGCCGGCGATGGTCACAGCTGGGACTCcaaatcccataatgcacttcGGCAGCACAAGTTCTTCCCCGCCGTTGTCGCCCGCCTACTCGGAGCGCTCGTGCCCGGGGATGAGCCTGGACGAGAGCAGCTGTAACGGGGACGTGTTTGGGGAAACG GTCAGCTCCCCTCTCACCCAGCCGCGcctgcacccctccccacaGAGGGAGAGCGCCTGCctgctatcccagcatgcctctgccCCGGCGGCGGGCTCGCTGGACAAAGACCAGATGCTGCAGGAGAAGGACAAGCAGATCGAGGAGCTGACGCGCATGCTGCTGCAGAAGCAGCGCCTGGTGGAGACCCTGCGCtcgcagctggagcagggcaAGAGGGGCGGGGCCCACGCCGCCGTCAAGGACGAGCCCCCCACGGacgcgggcggggcggcggtcaaagaggaggcggagccggggGTGGAGGAGGCGCGGCAGGAGGCACAGCCAATGCAGACCGtcctccagctgcagcagaggcCGGGCGACCAATCACAGCGGCAGatgcagctgctgcagaggcCGGGCGACCAATCACAGCGGCAGACTCAGGTGCAGCAGAGGCCGGGCGACCAATCACAgcggcagctgcagctgcagcagaggcTGGGCGACCAATCTCGGCagaagctgcagctgcagctgcagcagaggccaggcgaccaatcacagcagcagctccagctgcagcagaggTCGAGTGACCAATCGGAGCGGCAGCTCCAGCTCCAACAGATGCCaagtgaccaatcagagcgGCAGCATCAGCAGAGGTCGGACGACCAATCAGAGAAGCTGCGCCAGCAGAGGCCAGGTGACCAATCAGAGCGGCAGCTCCAGCAGAGGCCAggtgaccaatcagagcagcagCTCAAGCAGAGGCCAGGTGACCAATCAGAGCGGAAGCtccagcagctgctcctgcagcagggccagcagaagcagaagcggCCGTCGCAGTCTGAGCAG gTGTCCCCAGTGTTCCACAGTTCACAGTCTGGTTccccagacccctccccctcattctCATTGGACCTCCTCAAGATGCATCCCGCCCCAACCCTGGTGACCGACAGCAACGGCAACCACTACCTGATCGCGGTGACCAGTCGCGACGCGGAGGGTCAGCGTAACGGGTCCTCGCAGGGAAAAGCTACCAGCCGCATCACACTGCAG AGACTACACTCCTCCCCCAGTAAAATCCCTGCCCAATCAGCCTCTCAGCCTGCCAGCAtggacagccaatcaaaacagccGCGGCAGCCAGGTCTCgtcactcagccaatcagaaag GGACAGAAGCCAGGACTGCACGTGGTGATCTGCAGCTCTCAGGAGGCGGGCttatctctctctgctccagccaatcagcaggctTTCTTTCTCAGCGATGAGTCTGCTCCCTCTggaggccacaccccctcctccccaaagcACAAGCTGAtt GGGGAGGGGAGCTCCAGTCTTGATCAGCACACTCTGTTCAAACCTCCTTCCCCAGCCCCCAAACAGACCTCCAGCTCCTCACAGCGCAAG GGGAACGGCTCCTGTAGCCAGCACATGGACGATCTGTTCGACATCCTCACCCAGAGTGGAG AACTGTCATCAGGGCTCAAAGCAGACCCTGACCCATCCCTGTCCAACATGCATCCCGGCAGCGCCCCTctcccgtcccccaccccctccacgcTCCTCCCCTCGCCTCCTTCACCTCCCCAATCCGTGACGTCCCGGGGGCCCACGGAAAAGACTGCGGGGGCGAGCGTGCCCGGAGACGGGGGCGGGACAGGAAACGGTCGTCTGGAGGACTTCCTGGAGAGCACCACGGGGGCGCCGCTGTTAGGGGTGGAGCCCGGCGGGCCGCTGACTTTGATTGACGACCTCCACAACCAAATGCTGAGCACTTCTAGTATATTAgaccacccccctacccccatgGACACCTGCGAGCTGAGCTTCACCCCCCAGCACCCCGGACTGGATTTCGGAGACGGTGCTCTGGACAGCATGGACTGGCTGGACATCACCATGAACggcactgggggggtggggcccgCCCCTCCCAGCTCCCACATGCCCCCCAGTGTCTTTTCAGTGGACTTTTTGGACAGCCCTGACCTGCAGCTGCACTGGGAGTCCTGCCTATAG
- the mrtfab gene encoding myocardin related transcription factor Ab isoform X8, protein MHILEETSAEPSLQAKQLKLKRARLADNLNDKISHRPGPIELIQKNILPVLHCSLKHSIAGNTASQGAGESSSLDEDSSDALSPDQPANHCSPLGHASLPSPPDVLAHSSNPSPTQFLSQSPLLSASEPSLPHRLTNGTTARTGSRPSAGVTKSRCSSDRTSQRSKRPKDSKPKVRKLKYHQYIPPDQKAEREPPPQMDDSYAQILHQQQLFLQLQIINQQQQHYNYHTILPAPPKPSGDPQSSTNTSPSQSRNAPTPSTASSNQSGLSRQSQAPVGGAKPGTLPPNLDELKVAELKQELKLRSLHVSGTKNDLIERLRNYQEQNGGAAAAGGMSGSSTPKKSLPQQQHQHTQPAGSSPSHGNAPFFHQSGERGLSLASSPAMVTAGTPNPIMHFGSTSSSPPLSPAYSERSCPGMSLDESSCNGDVFGETVSSPLTQPRLHPSPQRESACLLSQHASAPAAGSLDKDQMLQEKDKQIEELTRMLLQKQRLVETLRSQLEQGKRGGAHAAVKDEPPTDAGGAAVKEEAEPGVEEARQEAQPMQTVLQLQQRPGDQSQRQMQLLQRPGDQSQRQTQVQQRPGDQSQRQLQLQQRLGDQSRQKLQLQLQQRPGDQSQQQLQLQQRSSDQSERQLQLQQMPSDQSERQHQQRSDDQSEKLRQQRPGDQSERQLQQRPGDQSEQQLKQRPGDQSERKLQQLLLQQGQQKQKRPSQSEQVSPVFHSSQSGSPDPSPSFSLDLLKMHPAPTLVTDSNGNHYLIAVTSRDAEGQRNGSSQGKATSRITLQRLHSSPSKIPAQSASQPASMDSQSKQPRQPGLVTQPIRKGQKPGLHVVICSSQEAGLSLSAPANQQAFFLSDESAPSGGHTPSSPKHKLIGEGSSSLDQHTLFKPPSPAPKQTSSSSQRKGNGSCSQHMDDLFDILTQSGELSSGLKADPDPSLSNMHPGSAPLPSPTPSTLLPSPPSPPQSVTSRGPTEKTAGASVPGDGGGTGNGRLEDFLESTTGAPLLGVEPGGPLTLIDDLHNQMLSTSSILDHPPTPMDTCELSFTPQHPGLDFGDGALDSMDWLDITMNGTGGVGPAPPSSHMPPSVFSVDFLDSPDLQLHWESCL, encoded by the exons ATGCACATATTGGAAG AGACGTCCGCGGAGCCCTCCCTCCAGGCCAAACAGCTGAAGCTGAAACGGGCGCGGCTGGCGGACAACCTCAACGACAAGATCTCCCACCGGCCCGGGCCCATAGAGCTCATCCAGAAGAACATCCTGCCCGTCCTCCActgcagcctcaaacacagCATCGCAGGTAACACAGCATCGCAG GGGGCCGGGGAGAGCTCTTCACTGGACGAGGACAGCAGCGACGCCCTCTCCCCCGACCAGCCGGCCAATCACTGCTCACCACTGGGACACGCCTCCCTACCCTCGCCCCCAGACGTGCTGGCTCACAGCAGCAACCCCTCCCCGACACAG TTTCTCTCACAGagccctctcctctccgcctctgagccctccctccctcacaggCTGACCAATGGCACAACGGCTAGGACAGGGTCCCGCCCCTCCGCCGGGGTTACCAAG TCCAGGTGCAGCTCGGACCGGACGTCCCAGCGCTCCAAGAGGCCCAAGGACAGCAAGCCCAAGGTGAGGAAGCTGAAGTACCACCAGTACATCCCCCCGGACCAGAAGGCCGAGCGCGAGCCGCCCCCGCAGATGGACGACTCCTACGCCCAAAtcctgcaccagcagcagctcttcctgcagctgcagatcatcaaccagcagcagcagcactacaACTACCACACCATCCTGCCTGCCCCGCCCAA ACCCTCGGGAGATCCACAGTCTTCCACAAACACCAGCCCCTCCCAATCACGGAATGCACCCACCCCATCCACAGCCTCGTCCAATCAAAGTGGTCTGAGCCGTCAAAGCCAGGCTCCCGTGGGAGGGGCCAAACCAGGAACTTTGCCTCCTAACCTGGATGAGTTAAAG GTGGCTGAGCTGAAACAGGAGCTCAAGCTGCGCAGTTTGCACGTGTCGGGCACCAAGAACGACCTCATCGAGAGGCTGAGGAACTACCAGGAGCAGAACGGGGGTGCGGCGGCCGCAGGAGGGATGTCCGGGAGCAGCACCCCGAAAAAATCCCTACCCCAACAGCAGCATCAGCACACCCAGCctgctggctcctccccttcccatGGGAACGCCCCCTTCTTCCACCAGTCAGGAGAGAGGGGCTTGAGTTTAGCGAGCTCGCCGGCGATGGTCACAGCTGGGACTCcaaatcccataatgcacttcGGCAGCACAAGTTCTTCCCCGCCGTTGTCGCCCGCCTACTCGGAGCGCTCGTGCCCGGGGATGAGCCTGGACGAGAGCAGCTGTAACGGGGACGTGTTTGGGGAAACG GTCAGCTCCCCTCTCACCCAGCCGCGcctgcacccctccccacaGAGGGAGAGCGCCTGCctgctatcccagcatgcctctgccCCGGCGGCGGGCTCGCTGGACAAAGACCAGATGCTGCAGGAGAAGGACAAGCAGATCGAGGAGCTGACGCGCATGCTGCTGCAGAAGCAGCGCCTGGTGGAGACCCTGCGCtcgcagctggagcagggcaAGAGGGGCGGGGCCCACGCCGCCGTCAAGGACGAGCCCCCCACGGacgcgggcggggcggcggtcaaagaggaggcggagccggggGTGGAGGAGGCGCGGCAGGAGGCACAGCCAATGCAGACCGtcctccagctgcagcagaggcCGGGCGACCAATCACAGCGGCAGatgcagctgctgcagaggcCGGGCGACCAATCACAGCGGCAGACTCAGGTGCAGCAGAGGCCGGGCGACCAATCACAgcggcagctgcagctgcagcagaggcTGGGCGACCAATCTCGGCagaagctgcagctgcagctgcagcagaggccaggcgaccaatcacagcagcagctccagctgcagcagaggTCGAGTGACCAATCGGAGCGGCAGCTCCAGCTCCAACAGATGCCaagtgaccaatcagagcgGCAGCATCAGCAGAGGTCGGACGACCAATCAGAGAAGCTGCGCCAGCAGAGGCCAGGTGACCAATCAGAGCGGCAGCTCCAGCAGAGGCCAggtgaccaatcagagcagcagCTCAAGCAGAGGCCAGGTGACCAATCAGAGCGGAAGCtccagcagctgctcctgcagcagggccagcagaagcagaagcggCCGTCGCAGTCTGAGCAG gTGTCCCCAGTGTTCCACAGTTCACAGTCTGGTTccccagacccctccccctcattctCATTGGACCTCCTCAAGATGCATCCCGCCCCAACCCTGGTGACCGACAGCAACGGCAACCACTACCTGATCGCGGTGACCAGTCGCGACGCGGAGGGTCAGCGTAACGGGTCCTCGCAGGGAAAAGCTACCAGCCGCATCACACTGCAG AGACTACACTCCTCCCCCAGTAAAATCCCTGCCCAATCAGCCTCTCAGCCTGCCAGCAtggacagccaatcaaaacagccGCGGCAGCCAGGTCTCgtcactcagccaatcagaaag GGACAGAAGCCAGGACTGCACGTGGTGATCTGCAGCTCTCAGGAGGCGGGCttatctctctctgctccagccaatcagcaggctTTCTTTCTCAGCGATGAGTCTGCTCCCTCTggaggccacaccccctcctccccaaagcACAAGCTGAtt GGGGAGGGGAGCTCCAGTCTTGATCAGCACACTCTGTTCAAACCTCCTTCCCCAGCCCCCAAACAGACCTCCAGCTCCTCACAGCGCAAG GGGAACGGCTCCTGTAGCCAGCACATGGACGATCTGTTCGACATCCTCACCCAGAGTGGAG AACTGTCATCAGGGCTCAAAGCAGACCCTGACCCATCCCTGTCCAACATGCATCCCGGCAGCGCCCCTctcccgtcccccaccccctccacgcTCCTCCCCTCGCCTCCTTCACCTCCCCAATCCGTGACGTCCCGGGGGCCCACGGAAAAGACTGCGGGGGCGAGCGTGCCCGGAGACGGGGGCGGGACAGGAAACGGTCGTCTGGAGGACTTCCTGGAGAGCACCACGGGGGCGCCGCTGTTAGGGGTGGAGCCCGGCGGGCCGCTGACTTTGATTGACGACCTCCACAACCAAATGCTGAGCACTTCTAGTATATTAgaccacccccctacccccatgGACACCTGCGAGCTGAGCTTCACCCCCCAGCACCCCGGACTGGATTTCGGAGACGGTGCTCTGGACAGCATGGACTGGCTGGACATCACCATGAACggcactgggggggtggggcccgCCCCTCCCAGCTCCCACATGCCCCCCAGTGTCTTTTCAGTGGACTTTTTGGACAGCCCTGACCTGCAGCTGCACTGGGAGTCCTGCCTATAG